The sequence GCTGGGTGAAATGCGCGTGCGCATCAAGGCCATGCGCCAAAAACTGGTCGACAGCCTCAAGGCCGCCGGCGTGCAGCAGGACATGAGCTTTATCACCACCCAGATCGGTATGTTCAGCTACTCCGGCCTGTCCAAGGAACAGATGGTGCGCCTGCGCTCCGAGTTCGGCGTGTACGGCACCGACACCGGTCGCATGTGCGTGGCTGCACTGAACAGCAAAAACATCGATTACGTCTGCAAGGCCATTGCTGCCGTGATCTAAGCCTTGAACACAACGCGCGTGCTGCTAGGCAGCACTTGCGTTTGGCATGGTTTCTTCCAAGCCGCCTGCGGGCGGCTTTTTTGCGCCGATATGCGCGGCAGGCGTATGCCGGTACACCCTGCAACTTCACATTGCAGTGCGCGGGTATAAACAAGCTCCACGCCGATTCCGCGCAGCGCCTCCTACGAGGTGAAGGCGCCTGCAGCAGAACGAACTGGACGCCTTCGACCACAACACCAAGAACGCATGAGACACCCACACAGCCTTCAAGGCATTCGCATTCTCAGCCTGGCACTCAATCTTCCCGGCCCTGCTGCTTTGCAGCGCTGCCAGGAGATGGGCGCCATCTGCACCAAGATCGAGCCACCGACCGCGGATGGCAGCAGCGGCGACCCCATGGCCTTGTACAGCCCTGCGGCCTACCAGGCTCTGCACCAAGGCATCCGCATACTCCAGGCCCACCTCAAAACCACGGAGGGCCTGCACAAGCTGCAACATGAGCTGCAGACTACCGACGTACTGCTGACCTCCTTCCGTCCCTCGGCTCTGCACAAACTGGGGCTGGACTGGGCCGCACTCCACGCCCGCTATCCACGGTTGTGCATGGTGCGCATCCTGGGCGATGCGCGCCCCGAAGCAGCCGACCTGCCAGGGCATGACCTGACCTACCAGGCAGAGGCGGGTCTGGTGCATCCCGGCCATATGCCCACCAGCTTGCACGCGGACATGGCCGGCGCGCTCTGCGCCAGCGAAGCACTGCTCCAAACCCTGGTGGAACGCGAGCACACAGGCATCGGCGCCCTGCGCGATGTGGGCCTGGCCCAGGCGGCCCAGTGGCTGGCACACCCGCTGCACTGGGGGTTGACCACACCGGACGGCGATGTGGGCGGCGCCCATGCCGGCTACCGCGTATATGCCACCGCCGACGGGCATGTGGCCGTGGCGGCACTGGAGCCACATTTCGCCCAGCGCTTGTGCGCCGCAGCCGGCATTGACTGCGACGGCCAGGCCATCCACATGCGCAGCCCAGCGCTGCATACGCAGCTGGCCACTTTTCTGCGTCACACCGCCGGTACAGATTTGAAACGCATTGCAGCGGAACGAGACATTCCCCTACATGTACTGTCAAGTCACGCCAAATAATTGACACGCAAGACGCCGACACATTGCCACGCCCGGTGGATGGCATAAACAAACATGCCGCTGGCACCAAGCATCCGCCCTGCGGAGGTGGCGCAATCTGGCACTGTATGCAAACTGCAGAAATCCGATTACCGGAATTTTGTGCTGCCCTTTTGCAGAAGCGTTCACTGTCAATGCCCACAAAGGCCCACATGCCGTCCTGGAGCCACGTTCACCGCCTGCTGTCACGCACTTGGCCTTTTGTGCTTGTCGCATGCGTGCAACTGGTGCTGGCCACCGCCAGCATCCAGCTGCTGTCGGGTGTTCGCACCCTCGTGGCAGGAGAGAGCATCTGGTCCCGCGCGCAAATGGATGCCATCTTCTACCTGGACCGCTATGCGAGCCAGGGCAATGAAGAGACCTACCAGCAGTTCCGCCGCGCACTTGAAGCCCCACTGGGCGACCGCCTGGCTCGCCAAGCACTGGATCAAGCCCCCGTCAATCTCCAACAGGCACGCGAAGGCCTGCTGCGTGGCGGCAACCATCCAGACGACATCGGCACGGCCATTACCGTGCTGCGTGCGACCTGGAATATGGAATGGATGCGCTCCACCATCGCCTTATGGCGCGCAGCCGACAGCTACCTCGACCAGATGATCAGCCTGGCTGCCGAGATCCACCATGCCCGCACCCAATCCGGCCACCCCATCGATACGCTGCAAGTGCAGGCATGGCAGATGGAGATTGACCAGATCCGCAACAGCACTGCACCACTCACCAAGGCCTTCAGCGAATCCCTGGGCGTGCATTCACGCACCATCACCAACACATTGCTAGTGATTCATCTCAGCGCGGCCGCCTTGCTGGTGCTGCTCGTTACGCTGTCTCTGCACAGAATGCAAACCCGAAGCCACAGCACCGAAAGTGCATTGCACTCCGAGCGCGAGCGCGGCTTCTCCACCCTGGCAGCATTGGGCGACGGCGTACTGACACTGCACAGCGACGGCACCGTGCTCGACGCCAACCCTGCAGCCGAAAGCCTGCTGGGCATGCGCAGCGATCAGATACTGGGCCAGCCGCTGGAGAAGGTGCTGAGCTTCGAACACTCCGAGCGGGAAGGTCGCGACCCTGTCTTCATCCGGCTCAGGGAATCGGCCCACCCATTCCGCGATGAAACAGTGCGCTGGATACGCCGCAGCACCGACCAGCAGAAGCTGGCCGTCAAGCTGATGGGCTCCCCCATACACCACGACGGCCGCCTGAGCGGCGCCGTATTGGTGTTGCATGACGTGACGCGCGAGCAGAACTTCATGCACCAGCTCAGCTGGCAGGCCGACCACGACGCGCTGACCGGGCTCGAAAATCGCGGCGGATTCCGCTCCCGGCTGGAGCAGCTGCTCAGCACCCCGCGCAACCTGATGCGCCCCGCAACCCTGCTTCACCTGAATCTGGACCAGTTCAAACTCATCAACGACAGCAACGGCTATGCCGCTGGCGATGAGGTGCTGCGCGAAGTCTGCCAGTGCATCAACCGCAGCATCCAGGATGGTGATGCCGTCGCCCGCCTGGGCGGAGACGAGTTTGCCGTCCTTCTGCACAACTGCGATGCCGAGCAAGGCATGGGCATTGCCGAGCAGTTGCGCCAAGGCATACAGCAGCTGCATCTGCAATGGGGCAGCCGGCTTCTTCGCACTGGCGTGAGCATTGGCATGGTGCACATCACTGCCGCAGATGCCTGTGCCCAAGACCTGCTGCGCATGGCCGACATGGCCTGCCTGCGCGCCAAGGAAATGGGACGCAACAAGGTGTTCGTCTATGAGCATGAGGACCATGCCTTCAAGCACTATATGGGCGAGATGGACTGGGTAGAACGTGTCCGCGCCGCCCTGGAGCAAAACCGTTTTTGTCTGTTTGCTCAGACGCTGGCTCCGCTGCAAACCGGCGAAGAACAGGGGGTGCACT comes from Comamonas sp. GB3 AK4-5 and encodes:
- a CDS encoding EAL domain-containing protein, with the translated sequence MLVACVQLVLATASIQLLSGVRTLVAGESIWSRAQMDAIFYLDRYASQGNEETYQQFRRALEAPLGDRLARQALDQAPVNLQQAREGLLRGGNHPDDIGTAITVLRATWNMEWMRSTIALWRAADSYLDQMISLAAEIHHARTQSGHPIDTLQVQAWQMEIDQIRNSTAPLTKAFSESLGVHSRTITNTLLVIHLSAAALLVLLVTLSLHRMQTRSHSTESALHSERERGFSTLAALGDGVLTLHSDGTVLDANPAAESLLGMRSDQILGQPLEKVLSFEHSEREGRDPVFIRLRESAHPFRDETVRWIRRSTDQQKLAVKLMGSPIHHDGRLSGAVLVLHDVTREQNFMHQLSWQADHDALTGLENRGGFRSRLEQLLSTPRNLMRPATLLHLNLDQFKLINDSNGYAAGDEVLREVCQCINRSIQDGDAVARLGGDEFAVLLHNCDAEQGMGIAEQLRQGIQQLHLQWGSRLLRTGVSIGMVHITAADACAQDLLRMADMACLRAKEMGRNKVFVYEHEDHAFKHYMGEMDWVERVRAALEQNRFCLFAQTLAPLQTGEEQGVHFEVLLRMLDPHGQIVPPGHFIPAAERYGLMPALDRWVITQAMRTLARFPKQMHQVHSCAINLSGTSLGDPSLLGFIQQQIAEFQIPAEILCFEITETSAIANMDNAVRLMAELQKQGCRFSLDDFGAGMSSFNYLKRLPVDYLKIDGGFVCDMLSNTSNYAMVEMINQIGHMMGKRTVAEFVEDEATITALQKMGVDYGQGYCIAKPMPWNFEYFSASVTLAAQRFGARAQAELRTTSRLA
- a CDS encoding CoA transferase, whose amino-acid sequence is MRHPHSLQGIRILSLALNLPGPAALQRCQEMGAICTKIEPPTADGSSGDPMALYSPAAYQALHQGIRILQAHLKTTEGLHKLQHELQTTDVLLTSFRPSALHKLGLDWAALHARYPRLCMVRILGDARPEAADLPGHDLTYQAEAGLVHPGHMPTSLHADMAGALCASEALLQTLVEREHTGIGALRDVGLAQAAQWLAHPLHWGLTTPDGDVGGAHAGYRVYATADGHVAVAALEPHFAQRLCAAAGIDCDGQAIHMRSPALHTQLATFLRHTAGTDLKRIAAERDIPLHVLSSHAK